CCCGGCCGACCTGATCCCGGGCCTGGGCCTGTTCGTGCAGACCCAGGCCAGCGGGCAGAGCGCGGCGGCGTTCGGCGCCGGCGCGATCGCCTCGGGCGACTTCAGCGTCGCCAACGGCAGCCTCAGCGAGGCCTCCGGCCTGGAGAGCACGGCGCTGGGCTACTTCGCCTATGCGCCGGGCGCCTTCGCCAGCGCGCTCGGCGCCGAGTCCTGGGCCAGCGGCGCCAACAGCACCGCGCTCGGCTACTACAGCACCGCGCTCGCCGCCGACAGCGTGGCGCTGGGTTCCAACTCGGTCGCGCGCCGCGCCAACACCGTCTCGGTCGGCGATGCCGGCAGCGAGCGGCAGATCGTCAACGTCGCCGCCGGCAGCCAGGCCACCGACGCGGTCAACGTGGCGCAGCTGGATGCGGTGCGCACCACCGCCGAGACCACCGCCAAGTTCTTCACCACCGACGGCACCGGCACGGTCGGCGCTTATGCCGACGGCGAAGGCGCGGTCGCGGCGGGCGATGCGGCCAATGCCTACGGCAGCGGTGCGGCCGCCTATGGCAGCGGCGCCGCGGCGATCGGCGACGATGCGCTCGCGCTGGGCAACGGCAGCGCCGCCGGCGGCGCCGGCAGCACCGCCATCGGCGGCCAGGGCCAGGCGTTCGACCAGTACAACCAGCCGATCACCGATGCCGACGGCAATGCGCAGATGATCGGCGCCAACGCCGGCGAGAACGCCACCGCGCTCGGCGCCGGCGCGCAGGCCACCGGGGCGCAGGCCACCGCCACCGGCTACGGCGCGCAGGCCACCGGCGACCACAGCACCGCCGGCGGTTTCAAGGCGCGCGCGACCGGCGACTACAGCCTGGCGCAGGGCGACAACGCCTGGGCCAGCGGCGACGACGCCACCGCCAGCGGCGCCTATGCCTGGGCCACGGCGGACGGCGCCTCGGCGTTCGGCGCCTCGGCCTGGGCGACCGGCACCAATGCCTCGGCATTCGGCACCGGCGCGTGGGCCAGCGGCAACGGCGCCACCTCGATCGGCTTCAACAGCTGGGCACCGGGCCTCAGCGCCACCGCGGTGGGTCGCGGCGCGTTCGGCTACGGCAACTACAGCGTGGCGATGGGCTTCCAGGCGCTGGGCAACCAGGTCAACACGATCGCCCTGGGCACCAACACCCTGGCCGACGCGGAAAGCGCGGTGGCGATCGGCGCCGGCAGCGAGGCGACCGCGTCCAACGCCGTGGCGCTGGGCGCAGGGGCCGTGGCCGATCGCGCCTACAGCGTGTCGGTGGGCAGCGCCGGCAACGAGCGCCAGATCACCAACGTCGCCGCCGGCACCGAGGCCACCGATGCGGTCAACGTCGCGCAGCTGGACGCGGTCAAGCAGGCGGCGGAAACCACCAGCAAGTACTTCCAGGCCAGCGGCAGCGACGACAGCGATGCCGGTGCGCTGGTGGAAGGCGACAACGCGCTGGCCGCCGGCGAGGCGGCCAATGCGATCGGCGACGGCAGCACCGCCTTGGGCGGCGGCGCCAATGCGCTGGCCGCCGGCGCCACCGCGATCGGCTTCAATGCGGTGTCCAGCGGCAGCGATGCAGTCGCGCTCGGCAGCGACAGCCAGGCGTTGGGCCAGGACAGCATCGCCATCGGCAACGGCGCGTTGGCCAGCGAGATCGGCGCCACCGCGAGCGGTGCCGGTGCGCAGGCCAGCGGTACCTACTCCACCGCCAGCGGCAGCGAAGCCGTGGCCTCGGACAACCAGGCCACCGCGACCGGTTTCCGCAGCAGCGCTTCCAACATCGGCGCCACAGCGCTCGGCGGCTACAGCGAGGCCACCGGCTACCTGTCCTCGGCGCTGGGCTACGGCGCGCTCGCCAGCGGCGACTACGGCACCGCGGTCGGTGTCGGCGCGGCCGCTTCGGGCACCGGCAGCGTGGCGCTGGGCGAGTCCAGCGTGGCGTCCGGCGAGGAAAGCGTCGCCGTCGGCGGCACCTCGTTCTTCGGGCTGATTCCGGCCGAAGCCTCGGGCGCCAATTCCGCCGCGTTCGGCGCCGGCGCCGGCGCCACCGCCGACTTCAGCACCGCCATCGGCAGCCTGAGCTACGCCAGCGCGGAGGATTCCAGCGCCTTCGGCTACGGCGCCTACGCCTCCGGCAGCAACAGCGTGGCCCTGGGCGCACTGTCCGAGGCCGAGCGCGACAACACCGTATCGGTCGGCAGCGCCGGCAGCGAGCGGCAGATCACCAACGTGGCCGCGGGCACCGAGGACACCGACGCGGTCAACGTCGCGCAGCTGGACGAGGTCAAGCAGTCCGCCGATGCGACCGGCAAGCAGTTCAAGGCCAGCGGCGGCGGCGACCCGGCCGACGACGTCGGCAGCTATGTCGAGGGCACCTACGCCACCGCCGCCGGCGAGGCGGCCAACGCCTACGGCACCGGCGCCTCGGCGTTCGGCAGCGGCGCGCTGGCCGGTGCGCAGTACGCCACCGCCTCCGGCTACAACGCCACCGCCACCGGCGAGTCCAGCACCGCCATCGGCGGTTCGCTGTACTACACCGACGACGCCGGCAACGTGCTGCTCGACGGCACCACCACCGCCAGCGAAGTCGGCGCCACCGCACTGGGCGCGGGCGCGCAGGCCACCGCCGCGTTCAGCAGCGCCAGCGGCGCCGGGGCCACGGCCGCCGGCCTGCAGTCCACCGCCACCGGCTACAAGAGCGAGGCGGCGACCGACTACAGCACCGCGGTCGGCGCGTTCAGCAGCGCCAGCGGCACCCGCACCAGCGCGTTCGGCTATGGCGCCGAAGCGTCGGGCAGCAACGCCTCGGCGCTGGGCTGGGGCAGCACCGCGTCCGGTGCCTACGCCTCGGCGCTGGGCCACAGCGCGCGCGCCACCGGCGAGGACGCCACCGCGCTCGGCGCCTCGGCCTGGGCCACGGCGGCGCAGACCACCGCGGTGGGCCAGTTCGCCTGGGCCACCGTGCAGGGCGGCACTGCGATCGGCCAGGACGCCTACGCCTACAGCGGCATCAACGCCACCGCGCTGGGTACCAGCGCCTGGGCCAACGGCGCCAACAGCGTCGCGCTGGGTGCCGGTACGCGCGCCAGCGAGGCCAACGTGGTGTCGGTGGGTGGCGGCAACGGCGTCAGTGGTCCGGCCACGCGCCGCATCACCAACGTCGGCGCAGCGATCAACGCCACCGATGCGGTGAACAAGACCCAGCTCGATGCGGTGGCCGCGGCCGCCGGCGAGACCAGCGCCAGCTTCCAGAGCTCGGGCAGCGGCGTGGCCAGCGCCAGCGGCGTGAACAGCACCGCGGCCGGGGCCGGGGCCGTCGCCAGCGGCCTGCGCAGCAGTGCGTTGGGCGTGGGCAGCGTCGCCAGCGGCGCCGGCACCACCGCAGCGGGCGCCGGCAGTTCGGCGAGCGGTGCGCGCAGCACCGCGGTCGGCCTGCAGACCAATGCGATCGGCGAGAACGGGGTGGCGCTGGGCTACAACAGCTTCGTCCGCAACAGCGGCAGCAACGGCGTGGCGATCGGCGCCAACGCCGGCGTGTCGGCCGACAATGCGGTCGCGCTCGGCGCCGGCTCGCGCGTCTACGAGGCCGACACGGTGTCGCTGGGCAGCGGCAACGGCCGCGGCGGCCCGGCCACCCGGCGCATCGTCAACCTGACCGCGGGCAGCGTCGCCGCGGGCAGCACCGAGGCGATCAACGGCAGCCAGCTGTACCAGTCGCTGAGCAACATGGCCACGTTCCTGGGCGGCGGTGCCGGCCTCGGCGCGCAGGGCCTGTTCGTGGCGCCGACCTACGTGATCCAGGGCGCCAGCTACAGCAACGTCGGCGACGCGCTGGCGGCGCTGGACGGCAAGGTCAGCGAGCTGGATGCGCGCGGCGCCGGCACCGCCAGCGTGTCGCGCAATGCGCGGGTCGCCAGCGTGGCGGCGGTCGCCGAACCAGAGTCGGCGCAGGCCACCGCGCAGGCGGTGTCCGAGCCGGCGGCGGTATCCGGCGCCGCGTCCACCGCGCAGGTCGGCGAGGCGGTCGTGGCAGATGCCGGCAACGGCGCCACCGCGGTCGGCACGGCGGCGCGCGCCAACGACGTCACCGGCACCGCGATCGGCGGCAGCGCCTATGCGCACGGTCCCAACGACACCGCGATCGGCAGCAACGCCAAGGTCAACGCCGACGGCAGCACCGCGGTGGGCGCCAACAGCCACATCGCCGCGGTGGCGACCAATGCGGTGGCGATGGGCGAGGGCGCCAGCGTCACCGCGGCCTCGGGCACCGCGCTGGGCCAGGGCGCCAGCGCCACGGCGCAGGGGGCGGTGGCGCTGGGCCAGGGCTCGGTCGCCGACCGCGCCAACACGGTGTCGGTGGGCAGCGCCGGCAACGAGCGCCAGGTCGCCAACGTCGCCGCCGGCACCCAGGCCACCGATGCGGTCAACAAGAGCCAGCTGGACAGCGGCGTGGCCACGGCCAAGTCGTACACCGACACGCGCTTCAACACGATGGCCGACAGCTTCGACGTGCTGCGCGGCGACGTCGATGCGCGGTTGCGCGATCAGGATCGCCGCATCGACCGGCAGGGCGCGATGAGCGCGGCGATGCTCAACATGGCCACCAGCGCTGCGGGCATCCGCACCCAGAACCGGGTCGGTGCCGGCGTCGGTTTCCAGAACGGCGAATCGGCGCTGTCGGTGGGCTACCAGCGCGCCTTCAGCGATCGCGCCACGGTGACCATCGGCGGCGCGTTCAGCGGCGACGACAGCTCGGTCGGCATCGGCGCCGGCTTCGGCTGGTGAGCCATCGCGGACGGCGGCAGCTGCCGCCGTCCGCCAAGACATGGCCTGAGGGGGCAGACCAAAGGACCTTGGCTGGGCCGGCCAACGGATTCGGGAAAAAGGAGTTTTTTACGGCCGCAACTGTCGCCTGATCCATGAAACTTTGAAGAGGACGTCAACGTGATCGACAAGCAAAATCTTCGTATCAATGCCATCGCCGCCGCCATGCTGATGATGTCGATGGGGGCCTCCAGCGCGTTCGCGGTTGGCGCCGCGTCGCAGCTGCCGGTCAAGGAGCCGAGCAAGTCCGCTCCGGCCGACGCGCAGACTTCCAGCCGCATCGTGGTGCGCTACAACGCCGGCAGCGCCGCGGCCAGCGACCGCAGCGCCAAGCTGTCGGCGGTGCAATCGGCGGTGACCCGCGCCAGCCTCGGCGGCGGCAACGGCATCTCCCGCGCCGCGGCCGCCAGCGTGCGCGCCGAATACGTGCGCACCCTGGGCGTGGGCGCGGACCTGATCCGCCTGTCGGGCAAGCTGAGCAAGGCCGACGTGGACAAGGTGGTCGCGGAAATCGCCGCCGATCCGGCGGTCAAGTACGCGCAGGTCGACGTCAAGCTGCAGGCCGTCGAACTGCCCAGGGCGAAGCTGGAACAGCCGCAGCTGGTGCCCAACGATCCGCTGTACGCACAGTACCAGTGGCACCTGAGCAATCCCACCGGCGGCATCAATTCGCCGGCCGCGTGGGACGTGTCCAAGGGCGACGGCGTGGTCGTCGCGGTGCTGGATACCGGCATCCTGCCGAACCATCCGGACGTGGCGGTGAACCTGCTGCAGGGCTACGACTTCATCTCCGATGCGGAGACCTCGCGGCGTCCGACCGACGCGCGGGTGCCCGGCGCGCTGGACTACGGCGACTGGGTCGAGAACGACAACGAGTGCTACGCCGGTTCGCTGGCCGAGGACAGCTCCTGGCACGGCAGCCATGTCGCCGGCACGGTCGCCGAGGCCACCAACAACGGCGTCGGCATGGCCGGCGTCGCGCCGGAAGCCACGGTGCTGCCGGTGCGCGTGCTCGGCAAGTGCGGCGGCTATCTGTCCGACATCGCCGACGCGATCACCTGGGCGTCCGGCGGCACCGTCACCGGCATCCCGGCCAACGCCAATCCGGCCGAGATCATCAACATGAGCCTGGGCGGCAGCGGCACCTGCGACGCGCTGTACCAGGATGCGATCAACGGTGCGGTGGCGCGCGGCACCACGGTGGTGGTGGCGGCCGGCAACAGCGCCGGCAATGCCTCCAACTTCCGCCCG
This sequence is a window from Xanthomonas sp. CFBP 8443. Protein-coding genes within it:
- a CDS encoding ESPR-type extended signal peptide-containing protein; this encodes MNRIYRKVWNKALGMWTVASELASGDSRGQLVREGRAGRAQGLALSAAIAMALGAGTAVLPSAAQAQALQIGDGASASGDYATAVGAESNASGEQSTATGAASNASGDGSVASGTLSEATGLESTALGYYSTASGTGATALGAESIANGVATAAVGLAASADADYATAIGGFATATGRNSTALGNAAVAQGENSVALGADALADRDNSVSVGSAGNERQITNVAAGTEATDAVNVAQLDAVKQTADTTAKYFQSSGSADSDAGAYVEGDNALAAGEGANAIGNGSSALGSGATTQGGNATAVGSNATAVGASATAVGGALSIVDEDGEVVLEGTTSATAQGASAFGAGAQGNGAFSTALGTAARADGVQSTATGFSAEAAGLASTANGGFSQAGGDFASAFGYGANASGGSAVAVGESSLASGESSTAVGGSVLGFFTTEAQGEGGSAFGAGAWANGAFSTSIGWLSSADGDSSTALGGASWAQAEDSTALGYGAKAGAAGSVALGQGSTADRADTVSVGSAGNERQIANVAAGTEGTDAVNLDQLAAVADVADTTARLFSANGEGSALAQGEEATASGSNASADGDYATALGSSSFAGGIAASAVGSGAVANGQNASALGANATADGESATAIGGVATVYEYDEDGFIVGSREQTTQALGTAATAVGGGAQALDALSTAVGTGSSASGVQSTALGYHAQTFQDGATAVGGLSEVSGALGTAVGYGSRAAGDYATATGIGARATATSTVAMGMNALASGTDSVAIGGVSTAAESAGNSVGIAAATGVGGVALGAGAQSQGNYAIALGYNANVFPSLDNDAVDSVAIGHSAGSFAPHTVSLGGYALSAGEGGVAIGHESTAWTANSVALGTGSVSSMFHDSSTAIGANSAANGTDATAIGYGARVSSWLEDAQNRSASSAVALGAYSYADRDNSVSVGDVGNGLTRQITSVAAGTEATDAVNVAQLQEAGKYLQASGGNSDAGAYVEGDDALAAGEAANAIGNGSTALGGGAAAVSSGATAVGSGAVAAGQNSAAFGTNAQATGPAAVAVGGVAVDENGDPLITNGGVAVDTGATSAGVGGTALGASADAGGFAASAVGVGAYAGGAQASAFGAVANATGDYATAVGTQSAATGTSSVAVGGPADLIPGLGLFVQTQASGQSAAAFGAGAIASGDFSVANGSLSEASGLESTALGYFAYAPGAFASALGAESWASGANSTALGYYSTALAADSVALGSNSVARRANTVSVGDAGSERQIVNVAAGSQATDAVNVAQLDAVRTTAETTAKFFTTDGTGTVGAYADGEGAVAAGDAANAYGSGAAAYGSGAAAIGDDALALGNGSAAGGAGSTAIGGQGQAFDQYNQPITDADGNAQMIGANAGENATALGAGAQATGAQATATGYGAQATGDHSTAGGFKARATGDYSLAQGDNAWASGDDATASGAYAWATADGASAFGASAWATGTNASAFGTGAWASGNGATSIGFNSWAPGLSATAVGRGAFGYGNYSVAMGFQALGNQVNTIALGTNTLADAESAVAIGAGSEATASNAVALGAGAVADRAYSVSVGSAGNERQITNVAAGTEATDAVNVAQLDAVKQAAETTSKYFQASGSDDSDAGALVEGDNALAAGEAANAIGDGSTALGGGANALAAGATAIGFNAVSSGSDAVALGSDSQALGQDSIAIGNGALASEIGATASGAGAQASGTYSTASGSEAVASDNQATATGFRSSASNIGATALGGYSEATGYLSSALGYGALASGDYGTAVGVGAAASGTGSVALGESSVASGEESVAVGGTSFFGLIPAEASGANSAAFGAGAGATADFSTAIGSLSYASAEDSSAFGYGAYASGSNSVALGALSEAERDNTVSVGSAGSERQITNVAAGTEDTDAVNVAQLDEVKQSADATGKQFKASGGGDPADDVGSYVEGTYATAAGEAANAYGTGASAFGSGALAGAQYATASGYNATATGESSTAIGGSLYYTDDAGNVLLDGTTTASEVGATALGAGAQATAAFSSASGAGATAAGLQSTATGYKSEAATDYSTAVGAFSSASGTRTSAFGYGAEASGSNASALGWGSTASGAYASALGHSARATGEDATALGASAWATAAQTTAVGQFAWATVQGGTAIGQDAYAYSGINATALGTSAWANGANSVALGAGTRASEANVVSVGGGNGVSGPATRRITNVGAAINATDAVNKTQLDAVAAAAGETSASFQSSGSGVASASGVNSTAAGAGAVASGLRSSALGVGSVASGAGTTAAGAGSSASGARSTAVGLQTNAIGENGVALGYNSFVRNSGSNGVAIGANAGVSADNAVALGAGSRVYEADTVSLGSGNGRGGPATRRIVNLTAGSVAAGSTEAINGSQLYQSLSNMATFLGGGAGLGAQGLFVAPTYVIQGASYSNVGDALAALDGKVSELDARGAGTASVSRNARVASVAAVAEPESAQATAQAVSEPAAVSGAASTAQVGEAVVADAGNGATAVGTAARANDVTGTAIGGSAYAHGPNDTAIGSNAKVNADGSTAVGANSHIAAVATNAVAMGEGASVTAASGTALGQGASATAQGAVALGQGSVADRANTVSVGSAGNERQVANVAAGTQATDAVNKSQLDSGVATAKSYTDTRFNTMADSFDVLRGDVDARLRDQDRRIDRQGAMSAAMLNMATSAAGIRTQNRVGAGVGFQNGESALSVGYQRAFSDRATVTIGGAFSGDDSSVGIGAGFGW
- a CDS encoding S8 family peptidase; this encodes MIDKQNLRINAIAAAMLMMSMGASSAFAVGAASQLPVKEPSKSAPADAQTSSRIVVRYNAGSAAASDRSAKLSAVQSAVTRASLGGGNGISRAAAASVRAEYVRTLGVGADLIRLSGKLSKADVDKVVAEIAADPAVKYAQVDVKLQAVELPRAKLEQPQLVPNDPLYAQYQWHLSNPTGGINSPAAWDVSKGDGVVVAVLDTGILPNHPDVAVNLLQGYDFISDAETSRRPTDARVPGALDYGDWVENDNECYAGSLAEDSSWHGSHVAGTVAEATNNGVGMAGVAPEATVLPVRVLGKCGGYLSDIADAITWASGGTVTGIPANANPAEIINMSLGGSGTCDALYQDAINGAVARGTTVVVAAGNSAGNASNFRPASCANVIAVGATRITGGIAYYSNYGTAVDLSGPGGGGSVDGNPGGFVWQNGYNGATTPTSGAYTYMGMGGTSMASPHVAAVAALVQSAVIAAGNAPLTPAALETLLKQTARPFPVSIPTSTPIGTGIVDAKAALDKALEVPCDPETEECAPPATALTNKVAVSGLTGAAGNEVLYSFDAEAGAVLSFLTYGGSGNVSLYVSFDKEPTSSSYDAKSARPGNNETVRFTAPKAGTYYIKLVGTSGYSGVSLVARQ